The DNA window TGGGATCAGGAGGAACGCTGGGTGCAGCAACTCGCACAGTACAAGGCTTGTCACCAGGAGAAACATGGTGCTGaccagagagaagggaagagctGCAGGACAGAAAGCGTCACACACTGAGAAGGGTGGCTCTTCCAGGACATTCCTGGCAGGGGACCCCAGGGAGATGATTTGGGGAAACAAACCCAGGATGGTGGTCAGCTGCTGACTTGGTCAAATGGGGGGTCATGGCCAGCTGTGGAAGGTCTGCAAGGCCATTATTTTGCCTAGTACATGGGATTAGgacgtggacatctttggggccaTTGTTCTTTCTCCCACACAGGttttaggatgtggacatctttggggccaTTTTTCTGTCTCCCACATGGGATGAGGACGTGGACATGTTTGGCGTCTCAAGATGGTCAATCTAGTGTCAAGCTTCCATGTTTCATGGGTCAAGGCTCAGCTGACCTTCACAAGGGAACCCATGGCTGACACTAAAGGCAGGTTCTGACACTCTTCCAGGAAATTGCAGTGACTTTTATTCATTTCTCATAGCTTTTACTTTCTGTTAATAATTAGTGGATTTGggagaacaaaacaagaaaagatggCTTAGGTTTTCattttgataacttttttttttcttgttttgctcttttgtattttttttttttgagacggagtcttgctctgctgcccagtctggagtgcagtggctggatctcagctcactgcaagccccgccccccgggttcacgccattctcctgcctcagcctcccgagtagctgggactacaggcgccgccacctcgcccggctagtttgttttttttttttgtatttttactagagatggggtttcaccgtgttagccaggatggtctcgatctcctgacctcatgatccactcacctcagcctcccaaagtgctgacattacaggcgtgagccaccgcgcccggccctgctcttttatactttttaaaaaatcttgactTTCGCAACAGCTATAAAAcgcaagtgagaaaaaaaaaaaaagaggaagaaaaaagagtgaCTACATAAAACGACatcaatgaattttaaatacttaTGACTAAGTGAGAGAAGCCACGTTGAGATGGCTGCAGACTGAGTCAGGCTGACACTTGGACACGGCGGAAAAGACACAATCGTGGAAATAGTAAAAAGATCGGGAGTTGGTAGGCGTTGGgcagagggagggatgaatacATGGACCTCAGAGGATTTTTACAGCAGTGAAACTAGTCTTGATAATTCTTCAtgcaaaaaaaggaagaagaagaagaagaagaagagaaagtaggaggagaaggaggaggagaaggagaaggaggaggagaaggagcaggaggaggaggagaaggaggagaaggagNNNNNNNNNNagaaggaggagaaggaggaggagaaggaggaggaggaggagaaggaggggaaggaggagaaaagaagctACTCTGTATGATTCTACAAATGTTGGATCCATGTCATTATACTTTTATCCAAGCCCATAAGGATGAAGaataaaaaggaggaggagaaggaggaggaagaagaagaaagaaggggaaggagaagaagaaagaagagaagaagaaggcggaggaggaagaggaggaggagggggagaagtagggggaagaagaggaggaggaggagctacAAACTCatccaattgtcaaccagaaaatatttaaattcatttataacctggaagcccccatTTTGAGATGTCCTGCCTGTATGGACCAAactaatgtatttctttctttcttttttttctttcactcttgtctccaggctggagtgcagcagtgcaatctcggctcactgcgacctccgcctcctgggttcaagtgattctcctgcttcagcctcccaagtagctgggattacaggcgcccactattatgcccagctaattctgtatttttactagagatggggttttgccatgttggccaggctgggctcgaactcctgacttcaggtgatccaccagccccagcttttcaaagtgctgggattacaggcatgagccactgtgccgggcctttGTAGTATCTTCAGGTCAAGCGTCTGCACCTGGTGGAAATCACCTGGCCACCCTGTGGTTCCTGCTCCAAACCTTCTCTTTCAAAGATTGCatctctcggccgggcgcagtggctcacgcctgtaatctcagaactctgggaggccgaggcgggcggatcacgaggtcaggagttcgagaccaacctggccaacatggtgaaaccccgtctctaccaaaaatacaaaaactagccgggcgtggtggcgggcgcctttaatcccagctacccaggaggctgaggcagaagagtcgctggaacctgggaggcgggaggttgcagtgaatcaagatcccgccactgccctgctgcctgggtgacagagcaagattgcaactcaaaaattaaaaaaaaacaaaaaccaaaacgaTTGTGTCTCTCAGACCGTTCCTCTGCAAGAGGAACCTCACTTGCTAAGGGGAAGTAAAAGCATCGAGACCACACCTGTTTCTTCTTCTCCTGCCCCCGGCTCATGTCTAGCCCACATGACATAGGCATGTGGCTGCTTCCCCCAGTGGACTGCGGCACCCCGCTTCTCGGAGCCTGCTCCGGGGTCTTGCAACTGTTTCTCGGCGCTGGGCAGACTCTCCTGTGGCACCCTAGAGATGCACGTTCTGTTGGGGTGGGGCCTGACCTTGAGATTCACATACAATTCCCCAGGTGGTATTAACAGGTGTAGAGCTCTTGTTCCATGAGACTGGCCCCCCTCTGATGAGTCACTCAATGTTTGGGATATTTGCAAACTTCTCTTGGACGACGACGACGACGACTACTAGTACTACTactaattgttgttgttgttattattatcattattattattttggaaaggTCTTgccctgccgcccaggctggagagcaatggcacgatctcggctcactgccacctccgcctcccaggttcaaacgattctcctgcctcagcctcccgagtagctgatattacaggcacctgccaccacactcacctaatttttgtatttttagtagagacggggtttcaccgcgttggccaggctggtctcaaactcctgatctcaagtgatcttcctgcctcagcctcccaaagtgatgggatgacagacgtgagtGATTGTGCGTCCGGCCCTCGTGgttgagttatttatttatttatttggagacggagtctcactgtgtcaccctggctggagtgcaatggcaccatcgcggctcactgcaacctccgtctcccacgttcaagcgattctactgcctcagcctccaagtagccgggattacaggtgcccaccaccatgcccagctaagttttgtatttttagtagagacggggtttcaccatattggccagggtggtctcaaactcctgacctcaggtgatccacccccctcggcctcccaaagtgctgggattacaggcacacaccaccatgcctgactaatttttgtatttttagtagagacggggtttcaccatgttggcccgggctggtctcgaactcctgacctcaggtgatccgcctgcctcggcctcccaaagtgctgggattacaggtgtgagccaccgcgcccggcctctggggTAGCTATTCTTTCACTATTTTACTTTCATAATAAACTGGCTTTGGCTCTGCACTGCcaactcaccctgaattctttctcacGTGAGATTCAAGAACCCTCTCTCCTGGCGGCTGGATCCgaacccctttcctgtaacacaaGCACCCTTCGTGACTTAATGGAGCCATGTGATGGGGCAGGAAGGGGTTATAATGAGCGACTTCCAAGGTTTCTGACATTTCTTCACCTCCTTTCCTTATCTTCTCAGCTACGGCGTgagcttttatgtttttattttttatttattttttttgagatggagtctccctctgtggcccaggctggagtgcagtggtgtgatctcggctcactgcaacctccatctcctgggttcaagcgattctcctgcctcaccgagtagctgggactacaggcacccgccaccgcacccggctaatttttgtatttttagtagagacggggtttcaccgtgttagccaggatggtctcgatctcctgaccttgtgatccacctatcttggcctcccaaagcggtgggattacaggcgtgagccaccacacccacctgcTACTGTGTAAGCTTTCTAGGAGGCCAGCATATGCCTCCCCAAATAAGTCTGTGGGAGATCAGTATACGCCACCGCAAAATGCATTTCAccctgaaatatatttatttgacatattttgaaatggaccTGCAAAACTgtctcttggccgggcgcggtggctcgcgcctgtcatcccagcactttgagaggctcaggtgggcagatcactggaggccaggagttcaagaccaacctggacaatatggtgaaaccccatctctactaaaaatacaaaacttagccgggtgtggtggcgggtgcctgtactcccagctactcgggaggctagggcaggagaatcattgaaacccgggaggcagaggttgccgtgagctgagatcatgccactgcacaccagcccgggcaactgagcgagactccatctccaaaaattaaaaataaataaatgaataaatacaaaacaaaaaacaaaacaaacaaacaaaacataaaaccaagctactggccgggtgtggtggctcacagctgcaatctcagtacttttggaggctgaggcaggcagatcatgtgaggtcaagagttcgagaccagcctggccaacatggtgaaacgccgtgtccactgaaaaacaaaaacagacagacaaaatttagccaggtgtggtggtgtacctctgtaatcccagctacttgggaggctgaggcaggagaatcgtttcaactccggaggcagaggttgcaatgagttgagattgctccactgcactccagcctgggcaacagagtgaggctctgtctcaacaaataaaactaataaaatagccagacacggtggctcacgcctgtaatcccagcactttgggaggccgaggtgagcagatcacatgaggtcacgagtttgagaccatcctagccaatatagtgaaaccctgtcactactaaaactacaaaaattagccaggcatggtgatgggcacctgtagtcccagctactcgggaggctgaggcaggagaattgcttgaacccgggagatggaggttgcagtgagctgagatcacgccactgcactccagcctaacaGCCTGAGTGAGGcttcttctgaaaaaaataaaataacataaaaagtaaaataaataaacaaacaaacaacaaaaacatataaaaccaagctgcagcccaaccagcttGGATACGTGTTCTCAGGATCTCTTCAGACTGTTTTCCCCAGGACTTGGtaactcatatttggctcagaataaacctctttaaatatttttgcagtatttggctggtttttctttttttgttcttttgagacggactctcactctgtcacccaggctggagtgcagtggcgcgatctcggctcactgcaacctctgcctcccgggttcaagcgattctcctgcctcagcctcctgagtagcaggaacgagaggcacgcgccactacgcccagctaatttttgtgtttttagcagagatggggtttcaccatattggctaggctggtctcgaactcctgacctcatgatccccccaactcagcctcccaaagtcctgggattacaggcattagccatcgtgcctggccgtctctctctctctctctctctcttttgacaGGTTCATGTGTCTCTTCTGCCTGGGGACCCCGTCACGCTGCCTCAGGGGGATGTGCACTGTCAGGAGGATGTGCGCTGACATGTTAAATTTGTCATAGGTCAGACAGTTCCTCATTCAGCTTCTTCCGCCCTGAGTTCTCACTTCTATCCTGGCTCATCATTACGGAGCCAAACATTTCAGTTCTTTAgacttcacttaaaaaaaaatccccaaccACATTACCGACAGCCCAAAGGAAGCACATACAGGGTTCTATGCAAGCATCTCCGCTTCTCGAATCGGCTGTCTCCACGGCTTTTCCTGCTGTAAACTGTGAAAGGTAAATAAATCTCAGGACCCTAACATCACAAAGGCAAGAGAAAGGTCATACTGGAAACTGGctcaggcaaacctgcctcccattttattcataaataaggtactacaaagatttttaaaattacataccagggccggacgcggtggctcacgcctataatcccagcattttgggaggccgaggctggtggatgacttaaagccaggagttcgggaccggcctggccaacatggtgaaaccctgtctctactaaaattacaaaaattagccgggtgtgatgacgggcacctgtaatcccagttgctctggaggctgaggcaggagacaggagaatcgcttgaacccgggaggtggaggttgcagtgagccgagatcgtgccattagcactccagcctgggtgacagagcaagactggatCCCCGTCCCCCCAGAAAAATACGAAAGCAAATTGTGCCCTGAGCACCTGTCATCACGAATTCCTGAGGCTCTGCCATAGGCCCACGTCCTTAACCTCGGCAAAATAAACTCTCTAAATGGACTAAGCCTTGTCTTTAttaccccttttttttttttttttttttttttttttttttttttttggtttaacaGGACATTTTGCGCTCATGGAAAATTATGCAATATTTTTGCGTTTGATATGTACTgcttatccttttttctttctcttcttcttttttgtgtttACAGAATgggttttctttcccctttctggaAATTTTCGGCTGATCCTAAAATAGAGGCTGCCTCGCTTCCTTCTCGGATTCAAAGCAAGAATGATGGAGACTGAGGGAAATCATGATGTTTCACCCCAAAACAGGGCTCCGCGGTATAATGaggatttttaattaaaaaccctttgatgctgggcacggtggctcacgcctgtcattccagcactttcggagacccgggcgggcggatcacctgaggtcaggagatcgagactatcctggccaacacggtgaaagtccgtctctactaaaaatacaaaaattagcccggtgtggtggcgggcgcctgtaatcccagctactcgggaggctgaggcaggagaatcgcttgaacccaggaggcggaggttgcagcgagccgagatcgtaccactgcattccaacctgggcgacagagcgagactctgtcttaacaaAAAGCATGAAATCTGATTTAGCACACCTGTAAAACACCCAATAAGCGGTTCAAATCCAGATTCTTACTACCCCAATCTCGGTGGTATCTAAGATgcttcatttctgtctttttaaaatgtgtaataatttaatatttttatgcacGTGGGGTgtgggatcttactatgttgcccaggctggtctggaattcctggcctcaagcaatcctcttacctcagccttccacatttttgggattacaggtgtgcaccaccatgcctagccttaaatgtttatttattgatttattttgagatggagtctcgctctgtcacccaggctggagtgcagtggtgcgatcttggctcacggcaacctccacctcccaggttcaagcgattctctagcctcagcctcccgagtagctgggattacaggcacccgccaccacgcccggctaattttgggtatttttagtagacatggggtttcatcgtgttggccaggctggtctcgaactcccgacctcaggttatccacctgcctcagcctcccaaagttctgggatcacacCGTACCGGCTTAGAAGGACTTCATCTTGAATGGGGGCTGGGAAAAAGGCGGCTGGGACAGGCTGGGCGGCATTCCCTGGAGGTCAGCCATTCCCCGACACAAGATGTGTGAATAGATGAGTACTGTTTACTAAATAGACCCAGGACTGAACCGACACAGGAAACTCCTGATGTCTTGATATCTTCAGAACAAAAGCCTTCCTAGTGTAAGAATacgttttgctttaaaaatgataaaaatatcgGGCCAGGGGCGGTGGCCCACGCCAGtcatcccaccactttaggaggctgaggcacgaagacagattgagtctaggagttcaagaccagcctgggaaatatagtgaaacccacatccctacaaaaatacaaatatctgccaggaatggtggcattcGCCTttgtcccagctattcggaaggcagagatgggaggatcgtatgagcccaggaattcgagacggCAGtcagccgtgattgcaccactgccctccagcctgggtgacagagccagacggtctcaaaaaaaaaaaccaaaagataaTATTGATGATTGCAAAAGATAGACGTGACAAAGATGAATCCTTTATCAGAAACCCTTGCACTGCAGCATATCtccctgtgatttttttctttagttatcttttcttttgagacggagttttactcttgtcgcccagggctggagtgcagtggcgcgatctcggctcactgcaacctccgcctcccgggttcaagcgattctcctgcctcagcctcccgagtagctgggattacaggcacacactgccacgcctggctaatattttttatttttaataaagatgtggttttgccatgttggccaggcgggtcttgaactcctgagctcaggcgatccgcccacctcagcctcccaaagtgctgggatgacagacgtgagccaccgcgcccggccccccttTACTATGTTAATaagcttgctttcactttgcaatGTGAACTTGCCTCAAATTGTTTCTGGTGCAAGATGGAAGAACCGTCTCTTGGAGTCTGGATCAGGACGCTTTTCTAGTAACTAGTAACACCATCACACTCCCCTCCCAGTTTCAGCTCTATGTTAATCTCTTttcgtctcttttttttttttttttcgagacagagtctcgctcttgttgcccaggctggagtgcagtggtgcaatctcagctcactgcaagatctgcctcccgggttcaaacgattcattctcctgcctcagcctcctgagtagctgggatgacaggtgcccaccaccaccacgcccggctaattctgtatttttagtagagatggggtttctccatgttggccaggctggtcttgaacccctgacctcaggtgatccgcccgcctcagcctcccaaagtgctgggatgacaggcgtgagctactgtgcccggccgcgTTTATCTCTTGAGGCGGCTTCCAGATGCCACAAATAGCTATGAATGAATGTAATAATTCTGTACTAGACACTACACCCTAACGGCCTGGAGCTTAGCAATGTATAGCCAATCATTaatcaattgtttttttttctgtaaaccaaCAAGAATTCCCAGCACACAGCTTCACAGAAACCTCCTCCCTGTCCTCCAACAAcaactccctcttttttttttttttggccttaaaAACCTTATAATAAAGGCAGAATACAACTCAGATCCCAACTTTCCTTGGGTCTCGGTCTTCCAGGCTCCTGTCCCCCGTTTGGCTCCAGTCAACCTTTGAACTCTTATGTTGTGGCTCCGTCTCTTTCTTTTAGATCGACAGACACAGCAGAAACAGGGACCCTGGTGACTCGACATGTTCAAAgaccacagaatgagagaacTCGGCTTACCCCGCGGCATCCGCTTCCTTTCGTTTCACTTGCTTTTCTTCTCTCGGACAGTCCCGCTTCTGGGTTAGCTCCCTTTAGAGCTCTTCTGTCTCCTCAtgtcctccctgcccctccctcctccacttCCTCATTTCATAGGATTGGGAAACTTGCAATGACTCCGTGAGTTCATTGGCTCCTGA is part of the Piliocolobus tephrosceles isolate RC106 chromosome Y, ASM277652v3, whole genome shotgun sequence genome and encodes:
- the CSF2RA gene encoding granulocyte-macrophage colony-stimulating factor receptor subunit alpha isoform X2, whose product is MPRVYSRKSRGDSRFEKRRCLHRTLSSLLSGQHHVSPGDKPCTVRVAAPSVPPDPREISLWPQCEVRRQDDEFNLGLPRKHNLQQVFLN